CCTTTCCTTTCTCCCtccattattatatatattcgaCCCCACTCCTTTGTTTAAATTAAATCCCACACGGCGCTGTAGCGGGCaaggaggggaagaagaaatCGAAATATCCCGCTGCTTCGATCGCCTGCTTTGATCGCCGTCATGAAGAGATCCGGGGCGATGGTGGCCGCCGCCTCGGCCGTCGCGGGCTCCACCGCCGCCCtcaccgccgccgcctcctaCACTGCGGCGCTCTCCGATTCCTCCTCCGATCCCAAGTCCCAACCTCCTGCCCAGGTAATTGTTTGCTAATTTGCAGCTGGATTGAcctaatttctatttttataattttctcttcttctctctgatTAAAATCAAAGAACGCGTCGTCTAAGTTGGTATTTATTCTTCTAGTCCGGCGAGAGCGAGGAGCAGCGGCGGTCGTCTTCCGCGACGGATAGATTTGCTCCGAGATTCGATGGATTGCGGTTTATTGAGACGCTTGTGACGGCTCATCGATGAGGATTAGAAAGCTAGGAGTGCccgctctctcctctctctcttctttcttggcGTTAGAGTAGCTAAACATGTCTGATGATTGGTGAAATGTAACGTTTGATTGGCTGTAATTGTAATTAATCTTGAGAAAGTGGAAGGTATTTGCTGTGATCATTGTTATGCGGAGAAAAATTGTGTCCGTTTCGGGGAAAGAGTTTGGAGAGGACAGGGAAGATTCCTTGCTCATATGGTGCTGGGTTATTAATTGAACTATCCCAATTCTTACAAAAAAAAACACCCAAATAATGTTTTTAGAAGTCAAACTTATGCTACGCCTAGCTGGCCAACTTTGAAGCAGCGAGCTGGCAGGTGTGAATTCACGTGGTAAAGACCAGATTGGTGCCCGAGTGGCATCAGCAGCAGTGGAGGGGGCAACTTCTGCTTCAGAACATTCGGGCTATGATAATGGTGGTATGGTTTTTCAGAGCAAGTATATTTTTAGAGAGGCAAATGAAAATTGTGAACTGGATAGCTTCTTATGTGACCAACTATTCCGAAAGCATCCTATAGGTTAGAAGAGAAGAACAGATCTTATTAAATGTATTCATACTAGAACTATGTGAATCATccgttttgattaaaaaaaaaaaaggaagaggagaagcCAGATTGGTGCCAAGAATGCTCAGGAGTCTAGCTTAAGCCTTGGCTGCTCCCTTATTGAGAAGGTACCCTTATTGAGAAGGTACggcatttattatttattagttTAGAAGCATTTTACAAACAACTAGTTCATGATGAGCATTATTTTTCCAAATTAGAAGACAATAATCGTCATATAACATTGTTATAATGTCTAAAATTGTGGATATAAAACTGTGGCAATCTAAGTAAGACCAGCACAGAAACATATAATTACGCGATGGCACTCCAAACCACTTCAGGGCTCACACATGCCATGTCTATGTGCAAATTCTTGCACTAATTCCTTAACCTTGTCATCCATCGAATTTCGAATGCATGATTGACAGAGAAAAAGCCGTACTGGGACCTATAAATAGTATTCTAGGAATACTTGCAAAAGTAGCTCTTAGGCATCGACGCCAGCTCCACCTCAGGATCGATCTGCTCTCTCGCCTTTTTCATTGAATGACTTTCCACGTACTATTAGGGGTCCCTTGCAGCTTCTCAcggcggaaaaaaaaaaaatctatgcacCATTAGAGGAAGATTCTTTGGCAATGATGGGATGGAGCAAGTAATTTTGATTTgttatattatttataatatctAGTTGGCCAAAAATATTAGTATTTTTAGGCAGGTAACTCAaatgaaattatcaaaataatctGGTGACCTTTATTTCAAAGTAATTCGATCTTCGATGATTTAGAATCATTGTATTTGGTATACTATGTTCTGAGTGATTACAAATTTTCAGATATCCACAagtaattaatttaatattcaataaaaattcaaaatcactCATCATATAATACCAAAGTGAAAATGACCTttgatatattctataaaaatatatttattagtcctATAAATTGTTAAtcctataaaatatattaattattattatagaattaatatttatatttatacttaaaatgtatttttaatattaataattattttgattagaaaaataaggcaAACAGAATTAAGATATTAAAtacttttattatatatataaagtacaataatatatttcaactataatttaaaattatcattgaataataatatgacaataatataactaatgatatattataatataatatatcattatataatatatataatatcaatatagtataatatcgtATATATAATATTGACATGATATATTAACGGtgttgatatatcaatttttttccaCTAGATTGAGGAATATTTTTATCCTCAACTTTTAGTCCAAGATGACTACTCTAGGGTAATCTTCCAATCTCAAAGACGAGCATCCCATTACTGGATTGGGCAGTAATTTGAGAGGTGAGGATGATTTGGGATCACTGTCGTAAGATCTCTATGGTGCAACTAAACACAGTGATTTTATCGCCTCCACCCACATCACTTTTGATCTTGGAATGATCACCCTATACCAAACTTAAGATATGAGATAGAGTACTAGATTAATTCTTCTAAAAGCCTCCACTCATGCTCATGAGTTTCTTCAGGTTGCTGGGAGACTCTTGACAATAGAGAGTATATGTGG
This portion of the Phoenix dactylifera cultivar Barhee BC4 chromosome 11, palm_55x_up_171113_PBpolish2nd_filt_p, whole genome shotgun sequence genome encodes:
- the LOC120112315 gene encoding uncharacterized protein LOC120112315, whose protein sequence is MKRSGAMVAAASAVAGSTAALTAAASYTAALSDSSSDPKSQPPAQSGESEEQRRSSSATDRFAPRFDGLRFIETLVTAHR